The DNA segment AGATAGATCATCTCTGAAGTTCATATACTTGAGCCCCGGAGCATCAACCTCAACAGCATACTCTTTACCATAAATCTTCCTGGAGCGCCCAAACTTCACACGGAACCTCTTCAGACACTGAGATCTCACACGCAGGAAAGGCACATTGTCATCAAAAACCCTAAACACCGTCAGATCTTCAAGAACAGGACAGCCTGAGATGAGCTTCTCTACGATCAAAGGATCCTTGGTGGTAATGTCTTCGAGATGCATGGTCTTGAGACAAGGCAGAGAAACACCAAACTCAGGAGGATTCTGCATTCCCACGTTTGCAAGCTTGAGAGAAACCAAAGTGTTGCTCTTGTAAATGTTAACATGTACGAGATCGTTGGTGAGAAGACGCTTGAGTGTGCTACTGCCAACGTCTAGTTGTTGAACTCCACGGTTAACCACTCCGGCGATGAACTCACTGGTCCCATGGAGACAAACATTGCGTCCGTTGTACGTTACCTTGAACCTCTGCAGACGCGAGCCACGGTTGATCTGGAAAAACGTGACGATGAAGTTCCGTATGGCGGGGGGTTCATGGGAGTGAAACTCTAGCCCTGGGACCTGAAGCCATAGATCTTTAAATCTCTTCGATAAAAAGCTCGTCTTGATAGACTCTTTGGTGGGAAGGCACAAGAGTATCTGAGTTATCAAAGTGTTCGGAAGCGCGCTGAGTCTATCTGAAAATCTCAAATCACGGAGACGGTTCCATAGTTCTTGAACTTCCTTCTCAAGGTAATGTATGCGAACTTCAAGATCACGTGGATTCGAGTACTCCTCCTGccaacaagaatcaaatcatcAAGAACTAGAAGAAGAATGAGACTTATCAGAATTGGTAAAAAAAGGTTTGAGACGAACCTCTGAGTTCGCCGAGCTCATCAGTTTAGACTCTAGATAGTCTGTGTATATAGAGAGAAACATTTGGAGTGTTCTACTAGAAGTCCCCGGAGTTACTCTCCGTTGTAAGATAACGTTACTGGATAGATTGAGATATTGTCAATACAGTGAAGAAGGAATAAAAGCATTgaatgaaagaaagaaagaagatcgTTACATTCTTGTTCGCATAGCTTGACGTGATGTGTCATTGAAACGAATCTGCCGAGGATGAGCAAGATCATAGTCCTGCTGCGTTTTGAGCAGGGATGAAACAAACGGCACCAAAGGTTCAGCCATTCGCAATCGGAGACGAAGAGGAGGATGATCGGAGAAGACGAACAATTGGTGGGAAACAAAAAGCAACGCTTTATATGCTTTTTATACGgcataatttaaatatatttcctGAAAATTTAACTCTATATTGTCTCCTGATTAATTGAATTTCTTTTGGTAACCTTTTAGTTGACaaattaaatatagttttttagaTTGTACGTTTGAGTTTTAATTAGGTGTActatagattttatttaaatttttaaactttaacTAAAATCACTCAAATAACTtcaaaactcatctaaatcccACCAAAATTAAAACACTCCACAACTCCTTAAATATAGTTTTTGGGTTTGTAAAGAGTAGAATTTCAACAGAACTgtaagatattttatttattgttttttttaggtTCTAATCCGTGACAAAATACAAAGTtgtaatttaaaactaaaatttgggccaaaatgtgaaattttattgaaaaagaTAAACCACAcctgattttatatatttaatatattttattagataaaCTTTTAATATGTGCCAAAATGAAGAAAGTTGTCTTTAGgaaagaaactttttttttttactaattctAATACAAGTAAATAGCTTCCTTTTATCCTTTAACCAGCTTGTTAAGAATAACTTGAGCTGCAAGTTATTGAAGCTTACCCAACATTAAAAGACCTCCGTTTTTCGTTTGTTTGTGGATGAAacgaaataatatatttgagttTAGTACCTAAAACCCGAAAGCATTCACGCTAAAATCCAATGAGAAAGGTTTTATATGTATCATACAATATATGATGGAAAGAAAGTGTGATGCTTGCGGAATCAACAAGCAACATTTGAACCAAACGCGTCCATTAATCATAGTAAGACCTTTTTCATAGGTTCACCAGGTGTGATCTGACTTTTAACACTCTGTTGCCTTCATCCTGCTCAATTTATGCTTAAATATCTTTCGGATGAAAGACAACATAAACACTTAAGGACAACATGAACACAAGCTGCTACCGATCCACCGACTGCATTTGACACAATAAACCATCGGCTGCCTTGTGTTTCTTCTTGGGCAATTAAACCGTTGCAACGTAGCATAATGGCATTGGCAGGAACGTGACCTCGTTGAACATAACGTCGTCATTGGCGAATTCTCTGGTTAAAGGAGTTAGAATTGGGCCAAATTGTGTTGGATTCTATTTTGTACACAACGAAAAACATTTAATGTCCTTTTTTGATCTGTCATTCAAAAAAGTGGAACCTTATATAAAAACTTAAGGTAACTGTAGCAAAACTATAACTTAGCTTTTCTTTTAcactggagaaaaaaaaaagcacaagGTTCAAAGAGATTATTCCTTCCTAAAAAAATCTTCAAAGAGATGTCAGATTATTGATGATTTCACATCCGGGAGAACGTATTGTGAACGTAGGAAGCGCCTCCGAGATCTCTAAGACGCTATTGGTAACCGAAGAGAAACACAAAACGAGTTTCTTGAGGACTAACGAGTTCTCAAGAATATACCTCACTACTTCAATCCAAATCT comes from the Brassica napus cultivar Da-Ae chromosome A7, Da-Ae, whole genome shotgun sequence genome and includes:
- the LOC106402703 gene encoding putative F-box/FBD/LRR-repeat protein At5g44950, translated to MAEPLVPFVSSLLKTQQDYDLAHPRQIRFNDTSRQAMRTRINVILQRRVTPGTSSRTLQMFLSIYTDYLESKLMSSANSEEEYSNPRDLEVRIHYLEKEVQELWNRLRDLRFSDRLSALPNTLITQILLCLPTKESIKTSFLSKRFKDLWLQVPGLEFHSHEPPAIRNFIVTFFQINRGSRLQRFKVTYNGRNVCLHGTSEFIAGVVNRGVQQLDVGSSTLKRLLTNDLVHVNIYKSNTLVSLKLANVGMQNPPEFGVSLPCLKTMHLEDITTKDPLIVEKLISGCPVLEDLTVFRVFDDNVPFLRVRSQCLKRFRVKFGRSRKIYGKEYAVEVDAPGLKYMNFRDDLSDKVVVKNLSSLFKVDIDTQFGTSTLQIKKAIICDFLKGIPSVRHMIISQPTLEVLYSCKEHGPFTKFCNLTRFEASFCTVLLQTLPYFLQGCPKLKHLKLNLLYLKDLEPENLELTVVPQCLLCTLECVEVKEVATVEKAGKKRARYIKRTKVSKHMKKIWIEVVRYILENSLVLKKLVLCFSPVTNSVLEISEALPTFTIGSPGCEIFNHLTSL